TACTTCATGATCGACACGTCGACGAGCGCTCGCGCGAGCTCCTGGCGAACCTCGGGGTCTTGGATCGACGGGTCGCCGTGGTAGCGAGCTTCGCTCGCGTGATGGAAAAGCTCTCGGACGATCCGTTCGTAGCGGATCGTGCTGCCGAGGAATAGCGTGCTCCGCTCGTGCCCGAGGGTGGTGTGCGCGATGCTCCACCCCCGGTTCAACCCGCCGACCAGATTCTCGGCCGGCACTTCGACGTCGGTGAAGGTCACTTCGCAGAACTCCGATTCGCCGCTGATCTGCGTGATCGGCGCGACCTCGATCCCCGGCGACGTCATGTCGATCAGCAGGAAGCTGATCCCGTCGTGCTTCGGCACGTCGAGGTCGGTCCGAACGAGCGCGAACAGCCAGTTCGCGATCTGCGCCCCGCTGGTCCAGATCTTGCGTCCATTCACGACGAACACGCCGTCGCGGAGCTCCGCGCGGGTCTTGAGCGACGCGAGGTCGGAGCCCGCGTTCGGCTCGGAAAAGCCTTGGCACCAATGATGGGTCCCGTCCAGCATCGCCGGCAGGAAGCGTTCCTTCTGCTCGGGGGTGCCGTGCGTGATCAACGTCGGCCCGAGAAGGCCGATACCGATCGCGCCGAGCAACGGCGGCGTACGCCGCAGCGTCATCTCCTCGTGGTAGATCATCTGCTCGACGATGCTCGCGCCGCGCCCGCCGTACTCGGCCGGCCAATGCGGAGCCGCCCACCGCGCGCCGGCGAGCGTCCGTTGCCAGTCGCGCAGGAACTCGAGACGTTCGTTCGGGTCGCGCGGGCCGGGCCCCGGCGGCAGGTTGGCCTCGAGCCACGAGCGAAGCTCGGCGCGAAAAGCGTCCTGTTCGGGCGTGTAGGCGAGATCCATGGCGCTAGTCGAGCGCGCGGATCACGCCAGCGGTACCGTCCACTTCCACCATCTGACCGTCGGCGAGCCGCCGGCTCGCCTCCCGCGTTCCGACGACCGAGGGGACGCCGTACTCGCGCGCCACGACCGCCGCGTGCGACATCATCCCGCCGAGGTCGGTGACGACGGCGGCGACGAAGGAGAACAGCGGCGTCCAGCCGGTGTCGGTCACCTCGGCGACGAGGATCTCGTCCGGCTCGAGCGAGTCGTGCGCCGAGCGCAGCACGCGAACCCGGCCCCGTGCGACCCCCGACGAGGCCGCGAGGCCCGACAGGGTCTCGCCCTGCAGGAGCCGCGCCGGCGACTCCGTCTCGGGCTCCCAGCGTCCGTTGAAGAAAAGCGGGAGACGGATCCCGCGGAGCCGCTCGCGTTCGGTCCGGCGCCGTTCGACGAGCGAGCGTCCGTCCTGCGGCGGATCGAGCAACTCGTCGAAGCTGAGATAGAAGACGTCGGACGGGTCGCCCAATACACCGGACTGCGTCAGTCGCCGCCCACGCTCTCGGGCGGCCAGCCGCAGCGCGTGCGTGATCTTCATCGCCGCGTCGCGCACCTGCTCGCGAAGCTGCATCGATCGCGCCGCGAGCTTCGCGGCGCGGCCCGCGGTTCGCCCGTGCTCGGGGCGACGACCGGCGCTCAGCATCGTCTTCGCGATCGCGTCGACCAGCA
This Actinomycetota bacterium DNA region includes the following protein-coding sequences:
- a CDS encoding acyl-CoA dehydrogenase family protein — its product is MDLAYTPEQDAFRAELRSWLEANLPPGPGPRDPNERLEFLRDWQRTLAGARWAAPHWPAEYGGRGASIVEQMIYHEEMTLRRTPPLLGAIGIGLLGPTLITHGTPEQKERFLPAMLDGTHHWCQGFSEPNAGSDLASLKTRAELRDGVFVVNGRKIWTSGAQIANWLFALVRTDLDVPKHDGISFLLIDMTSPGIEVAPITQISGESEFCEVTFTDVEVPAENLVGGLNRGWSIAHTTLGHERSTLFLGSTIRYERIVRELFHHASEARYHGDPSIQDPEVRQELARALVDVSIMKYNGFRSLSAILRDGEPGPQSSIARLFVSLFEQRLHSTAMRLQGPQGLLSRGSPHALEKGRWQRGYLRTRASTIGTGTAEIQRNIIAERVLGLPTDRDRA
- a CDS encoding PEP-utilizing enzyme, whose amino-acid sequence is TAARQMALGMPASSPEQFDNQFLGVPLPKGFRLKIGPRDAVRAIPLIGRILPRTLGFGREVRRAVAEADRLYARADVLEAMSDERLVARLSLLHDELCQVWTVACVGNVIASGAVGLVERKAGSGTAGAVQRDLEALTSARMLLGVERLAASAKSAPHVAQTLQGKSPVDALKEIRASSSDFAATIDELIAAHGHRGPGETELENPTFGDAPELLVDAIAKTMLSAGRRPEHGRTAGRAAKLAARSMQLREQVRDAAMKITHALRLAARERGRRLTQSGVLGDPSDVFYLSFDELLDPPQDGRSLVERRRTERERLRGIRLPLFFNGRWEPETESPARLLQGETLSGLAASSGVARGRVRVLRSAHDSLEPDEILVAEVTDTGWTPLFSFVAAVVTDLGGMMSHAAVVAREYGVPSVVGTREASRRLADGQMVEVDGTAGVIRALD